From Lysobacter silvisoli, the proteins below share one genomic window:
- a CDS encoding copper-binding protein, whose product MKLQAIVFSTVLLAACSQQPGSTEEQPMPEATQQPMPNDAPSAGATTAADMQMSEAEHKQMAGDAQAATMAMATGTVESVDAGTGKITIAHGPVEALKWPAMTMAFKASPEQVASVKPGQKVEFEFESKGMDSTITRIAPMK is encoded by the coding sequence ATGAAACTTCAAGCCATTGTGTTTTCCACCGTCCTGCTGGCCGCCTGTTCGCAACAACCGGGCAGCACCGAGGAACAACCCATGCCCGAGGCAACTCAGCAGCCGATGCCGAATGACGCACCGTCCGCCGGCGCAACAACGGCCGCCGACATGCAGATGTCCGAAGCCGAGCACAAGCAAATGGCCGGCGACGCGCAGGCGGCCACGATGGCGATGGCCACCGGCACCGTCGAGTCGGTGGATGCCGGCACGGGCAAGATCACCATCGCCCACGGCCCGGTCGAGGCCTTGAAATGGCCGGCGATGACCATGGCGTTCAAGGCATCGCCGGAACAGGTGGCGTCGGTGAAGCCCGGTCAGAAGGTGGAATTCGAGTTCGAGTCCAAGGGCATGGACAGCACCATCACCCGCATCGCGCCGATGAAATAG
- a CDS encoding efflux RND transporter permease subunit, producing the protein MIARLIQTCIANRVLVLMAAVLLAIAGLWSVRHTPLDALPDLSDTQVIIRTQWPGQTPRIVEDQVTYPLATTMLSVPGVKAVRGFSFFGDSFVYILFDDATDLYWARSRVLEYLSQVRDRLPQGVSPALGPDATGLGWIYQYALVDRTGQHDLGQLRALQDWFLRYELKTIPDVAEVASVGGAVRAWQIIPDPQALAARGLTVAQLIEAVDAANGATGGSVIEQGEAELMVRSEGYLRSQEAFEQVPISTADGVPVLLGEVATITRGPTFRRGIAELDGEGEVAGGVIVLRTGKDALTAIENVKARLKTLQTSLPKGVEIVPVYDRSELIHEAVRNLTHKLGEEFLVVALVCALFLWHLRSALVAVITLPLGVLAAFIVMRYQGITANLLSLGGIAIAIGAMVDAAVVMIENAHKHLEHWREEHGSEPEGEARWQLMAQAATEVGPALFASLLVITLSFVPVFALQAQEGRLFSPLAYTKTYAMAAAAGLSVTLIPVLMGYLIRGRIRPEQENPINRVLIAGYRPVLDWVLRHPRLTLGLSGLLLVLTLIPYSRIGSEFMPPLEEGTLLYMPTALPGLSADKARQLLQLSDRMIKTVPEVAHVFGKAGRADTATDPAPIEMFETTVTFKPRDQWRPGMTPEKLRAELDAAVKVPGLTNLWVPPIRNRIDMLATGIKSPIGVKVSGPDIGVIERLSSEVERVARTVPGVSSALAERVTGGRYVDVRIRPEVAARYGLSQADLQQLIATVVGGDPIGETIEGRERYPIVLRYPREQRDSLTALMQLPLVAPGGVQLTLGQVADVSLSPGPPMLKSDNGRLVGYVYVDVAGRDLGSVVADLQRAVAAQMKLPPGYGIAWSGRYEYLQRALARLQWVVPAALAIIFLVIWLVFRRFGEVAIILLSLPLALVGGLWLIWLLGHAVSIATMIGFIALGGVAAEFGVIMLLYLRQAWERRIAAGEPATLATLEAAIREGAVLRVRPKAMTVAVILAGLFPLFVGSGAGSEVMQRIAAPMLGGMVTAPLLSMLVIPAAFLLLRGRFLPRPISPAAKAGTAT; encoded by the coding sequence ATGATCGCCCGGCTGATCCAGACCTGCATCGCCAACCGCGTGCTGGTGCTGATGGCGGCGGTGCTGCTCGCCATCGCCGGTCTGTGGTCCGTGCGGCACACGCCGCTGGATGCGCTGCCGGACCTATCCGACACCCAGGTGATCATCCGCACCCAGTGGCCCGGTCAGACGCCGCGCATCGTCGAGGACCAGGTCACCTATCCGCTGGCGACGACGATGCTGTCGGTGCCGGGCGTGAAGGCGGTGCGCGGGTTCTCGTTCTTCGGCGATTCCTTCGTCTACATCCTGTTCGACGACGCCACCGATCTGTACTGGGCGCGTTCGCGCGTGCTCGAATACCTGAGCCAGGTCCGCGACCGCTTGCCACAGGGCGTGAGCCCCGCGCTGGGCCCGGACGCCACCGGTTTGGGTTGGATCTATCAGTACGCGCTGGTCGATCGCACCGGCCAGCATGATCTGGGCCAACTGCGCGCCTTGCAGGATTGGTTCCTGCGCTACGAGCTCAAGACCATTCCCGATGTGGCCGAGGTCGCGAGTGTCGGCGGCGCCGTGCGTGCCTGGCAGATCATCCCCGACCCGCAGGCGCTGGCCGCCCGTGGCCTCACCGTGGCGCAATTGATCGAGGCGGTCGATGCGGCCAACGGCGCTACCGGCGGTTCGGTCATCGAACAAGGCGAAGCCGAGTTGATGGTGCGCAGCGAAGGCTACCTGCGCAGTCAGGAAGCCTTCGAGCAGGTGCCGATCAGCACCGCGGATGGCGTGCCGGTGCTGCTGGGCGAGGTCGCTACGATCACTCGCGGCCCGACTTTCCGCCGTGGCATCGCCGAACTGGACGGCGAAGGCGAAGTCGCCGGCGGTGTGATCGTGCTGCGCACGGGCAAGGACGCGCTGACCGCGATCGAGAACGTCAAGGCGCGATTGAAGACGTTGCAGACCAGCCTGCCCAAGGGCGTGGAGATCGTGCCGGTCTACGACCGCTCCGAACTGATCCATGAGGCGGTGCGCAACCTCACCCACAAGCTCGGCGAGGAGTTCCTGGTGGTGGCGCTGGTGTGCGCGCTGTTCCTCTGGCACCTGCGTTCGGCGCTGGTGGCGGTGATCACGCTGCCGCTGGGCGTGCTGGCCGCGTTCATCGTGATGCGTTACCAGGGCATCACCGCCAACCTGCTGTCGCTGGGCGGTATCGCCATTGCGATCGGCGCCATGGTCGATGCGGCGGTGGTGATGATCGAGAACGCGCACAAGCATCTGGAGCATTGGCGCGAGGAACACGGCAGTGAGCCCGAAGGCGAAGCACGCTGGCAGCTGATGGCGCAGGCCGCGACCGAAGTCGGCCCGGCGCTGTTCGCCAGCCTGCTGGTGATCACGCTGTCGTTCGTGCCGGTGTTCGCGCTGCAAGCGCAGGAAGGCCGGCTGTTCTCACCGCTGGCGTACACCAAGACCTATGCGATGGCGGCCGCGGCCGGCCTGTCGGTGACGCTGATTCCGGTACTGATGGGCTACCTGATCCGCGGCCGCATCCGCCCCGAGCAGGAAAACCCGATCAACCGGGTGCTGATCGCCGGCTACCGGCCGGTACTGGATTGGGTGCTGCGGCATCCGCGACTGACCCTGGGCTTGAGCGGCCTCCTGCTGGTACTGACTCTGATTCCGTACAGCCGTATCGGCAGCGAGTTCATGCCACCGTTGGAGGAAGGCACGCTGCTGTACATGCCCACCGCGCTGCCCGGTTTGTCGGCGGATAAGGCGCGGCAATTACTGCAACTGTCCGACCGCATGATCAAGACCGTGCCCGAGGTCGCGCACGTGTTCGGCAAGGCCGGTCGCGCCGACACCGCCACCGATCCGGCCCCGATCGAGATGTTCGAGACCACGGTGACGTTCAAGCCGCGCGACCAGTGGCGGCCGGGCATGACGCCTGAAAAGCTGCGTGCCGAACTCGACGCCGCAGTGAAGGTGCCCGGTCTGACGAACCTGTGGGTACCGCCGATTCGCAACCGTATCGACATGCTCGCCACCGGCATCAAGAGTCCGATTGGCGTCAAGGTGTCGGGGCCGGACATCGGCGTGATCGAGCGGCTCAGCAGCGAGGTCGAGCGCGTGGCCAGGACCGTGCCGGGCGTGAGTTCGGCCTTGGCCGAACGTGTTACCGGTGGGCGCTATGTCGACGTGCGCATCCGGCCGGAGGTTGCGGCGCGCTATGGCTTGAGCCAGGCCGACCTGCAGCAGCTCATCGCCACCGTCGTGGGCGGCGATCCGATCGGCGAGACCATCGAAGGCCGCGAGCGCTATCCGATCGTGCTGCGTTACCCACGCGAGCAGCGCGATTCGCTGACCGCGCTGATGCAGTTGCCGCTGGTTGCGCCCGGTGGCGTGCAGCTCACCCTGGGCCAGGTGGCTGACGTGTCGCTCAGCCCGGGGCCACCGATGCTCAAGAGCGACAATGGCCGCCTGGTCGGCTACGTCTATGTCGATGTTGCCGGCCGCGATCTGGGCTCGGTGGTCGCCGACCTGCAACGCGCCGTCGCCGCACAAATGAAGCTGCCGCCGGGTTACGGCATCGCGTGGTCGGGCCGGTACGAGTATCTGCAGCGCGCATTGGCGCGCTTGCAGTGGGTGGTGCCGGCAGCGCTCGCGATCATTTTCCTGGTGATCTGGCTCGTGTTCCGCCGCTTCGGCGAGGTCGCGATCATCCTGCTCAGTCTGCCCTTGGCGCTGGTCGGTGGGCTATGGTTGATCTGGTTGCTCGGGCACGCGGTGTCGATCGCGACGATGATTGGTTTCATCGCGCTGGGCGGCGTCGCCGCCGAGTTCGGCGTGATCATGCTGCTGTACCTGCGCCAGGCCTGGGAGCGGCGCATCGCCGCCGGTGAGCCGGCCACCCTCGCCACGCTGGAAGCGGCCATCCGCGAAGGCGCCGTGCTGCGCGTGCGGCCCAAGGCCATGACCGTGGCCGTGATCCTGGCCGGCCTGTTCCCGCTGTTCGTCGGCAGTGGCGCCGGTTCGGAAGTCATGCAGCGCATCGCCGCGCCGATGCTCGGCGGCATGGTCACCGCGCCCTTGCTGTCGATGCTGGTGATTCCGGCCGCGTTCCTGCTGCTGCGCGGTCGATTCCTGCCTCGTCCCATTTCGCCCGCCGCCAAAGCGGGCACCGCAACATGA
- a CDS encoding TolC family protein, translating to MIAICSALGIQAQAAQRLTLDDAIARVAQMHPEIRWVEARTVVLAAERERAEQRPPWIAGAEVENAFGTGHARGLDSAELTLTLASVLERGGKLDARRTLAQSRIDAMAVQRESRRLDLLAETARRYLAVVAAERSRTLAEADMAQRQRTVAAARRRLQAGASPESVLLTAQAALARAELARDRAEQQRTAARQHLAALWGERAPTFDSVAGEPLALPTISPLQTLAAELERTPELAQFAGERRIAEARLQLARTAATPDLEWQVGIRRLQESDDTALVAGVSMPLGSRARAQPEIRAADAEREALSIEREAKGLSLYSTLVEAHGRYTAAQVEVARLQQDVLPKLARAEQAAERAYRAGAISYLEWAQLQSERTAVRQQQLDVALDAQRALIEIQRLTGQALVTAPTAASSGDIAP from the coding sequence CTGATCGCAATCTGCAGTGCCCTGGGTATACAGGCCCAGGCCGCACAACGTTTGACCTTGGATGACGCCATTGCTCGCGTGGCGCAGATGCACCCGGAGATTCGTTGGGTGGAGGCTCGCACGGTGGTGTTGGCCGCCGAGCGCGAGCGGGCCGAGCAACGCCCGCCCTGGATCGCCGGCGCCGAGGTCGAGAACGCGTTCGGCACAGGTCATGCCCGTGGTTTGGACAGCGCGGAGTTGACCCTGACGCTGGCCTCGGTCCTGGAGCGCGGCGGCAAACTGGACGCCCGGCGCACCCTGGCGCAAAGCCGCATTGATGCGATGGCCGTGCAGCGGGAATCCCGCCGGCTGGATCTGCTGGCCGAGACCGCGCGGCGTTACTTGGCGGTCGTGGCCGCGGAGCGTAGCCGGACGCTGGCGGAGGCCGACATGGCGCAACGTCAGCGCACCGTGGCAGCGGCGCGGCGGCGACTTCAGGCCGGCGCCTCGCCGGAATCGGTGCTTCTCACGGCACAGGCGGCACTGGCCCGAGCCGAACTCGCACGCGACCGGGCCGAGCAACAGAGAACGGCCGCCCGCCAGCACCTGGCCGCACTCTGGGGCGAACGCGCCCCCACCTTCGACTCGGTCGCCGGCGAGCCGCTGGCCTTGCCGACCATCTCACCGTTGCAAACGCTGGCAGCCGAGCTGGAACGCACCCCCGAACTCGCCCAGTTCGCCGGCGAGCGCCGCATTGCCGAAGCGCGCCTGCAGCTGGCGCGCACGGCGGCGACGCCGGACCTGGAATGGCAAGTCGGTATCCGACGGCTGCAGGAAAGCGACGACACCGCCCTCGTGGCGGGGGTGTCGATGCCGCTTGGTAGCCGCGCCCGCGCGCAACCGGAAATCCGCGCCGCCGACGCCGAACGGGAAGCTTTGTCGATCGAGCGGGAGGCCAAGGGCCTGTCGCTGTACTCGACGCTGGTCGAGGCGCACGGTCGTTACACCGCAGCGCAGGTCGAAGTAGCGCGCTTGCAGCAGGACGTGCTGCCCAAGCTCGCTCGCGCCGAACAGGCCGCCGAGCGCGCCTACCGCGCAGGCGCCATCAGCTACCTGGAATGGGCGCAACTGCAATCCGAGCGGACCGCGGTCCGTCAGCAACAACTCGATGTCGCGCTCGATGCGCAGCGCGCCCTGATCGAAATCCAGCGCCTGACCGGTCAGGCGCTCGTGACCGCGCCGACAGCCGCTTCGTCTGGAGATATCGCCCCATGA
- a CDS encoding efflux RND transporter permease subunit, with protein MLERLIRFAIRHRWLMLVLTAALIALGVWSYRHLPIDATPDITNVQVQINTQAPGYSPLEAEQRVTYTIETAMAGLPKLDYTRSLSRYGLSQVTVVFQDGTDLYFARQQVAERLQQIASQLPGDLDPELGPIATGLGEIFMYTVEAEPDARKPDGTPYTATDLRTLQDWVIRPQLRNTPGVTEVNTIGGFERQIHITPDPAQLVALGFTLDDVVQAVDRNNQNIGAGYIERNGQQFLVRVPGQLADLKAIGNIVLDRRDGVPIRVRDVATVAEGKDLRTGAATQNGHEVVVGTAFMLFGANSREVSRAAAAKLEAANASLPAGVHAKPVYDRTTLVDRTIGTVAKNLIEGALLVMLVLFLLLGNVRASLITAAVIPLAMLFTIIGMVRGGVSGNLMSLGALDFGLIVDGAVIIIENCLRRFGEAQHALGRELNDEERFDVTASATTEVIRPSLFGLGIIAAVYLPIFALSGVEGKMFHPMAITVVLALTGAMILSLTFVPAAIATFLRGRVAEHDNRLMRWSRARYTPLLEWALRQRVAVLVGAAVLVLGSGLLATRLGSEFVPSLDEGDITLQPLRIPGTGLEQSVAMQKTLELRMRQFPEVANVFSKIGTAEVATDPMPPSMADTFLMLKPREQWPDPRKPKTELIEELEAAAREIPGSNYEFTQPIQMRTNELISGVRADVAVKVYGDDLERLTRVATRIERVMRQVPGAEDVKAEQVTGLPLLTVTPDPAALARYGLNPGDVQNTVATAVGGTVAGQLFEGDRRFDLVVRLPESLRQDPAVLADLPIPLPATIDADADESSRVATWRSGAPRTVPLREVARIEVQRGPNQVNRENGKRRVVITANVRERDLGGFVGELRTRIGRDVKLPEGYWVDYGGTFEQLISASQRLAVVVPVTLAIIFALLFMAFGSAKDAAIVFSGVPLALTGGVIALALRGIPLSISAGVGFIALSGVAVLNGLVMIAFIRRLREQGDPLENAVRDGALGRLRPVLMTALVASLGFLPMAFNVGAGSEVQRPLATVVIGGILSSTALTLLVLPVLYRWVHRDRTESAQV; from the coding sequence ATGCTGGAACGCCTCATTCGTTTCGCCATTCGCCACCGCTGGCTGATGCTGGTGCTTACCGCCGCGCTGATCGCGCTGGGCGTGTGGAGCTACCGGCACCTGCCGATCGACGCCACGCCCGATATCACCAACGTCCAAGTCCAGATCAACACGCAGGCACCGGGCTACTCACCGCTGGAGGCCGAACAGCGCGTGACCTACACGATCGAAACGGCGATGGCCGGGTTGCCGAAGCTGGACTACACCCGCTCGCTGTCGCGCTATGGCCTCTCGCAGGTCACCGTCGTGTTCCAGGATGGCACCGATCTGTATTTCGCCCGCCAACAGGTCGCCGAACGCCTGCAGCAGATTGCCTCGCAGTTGCCCGGGGACCTGGACCCGGAACTCGGTCCCATCGCGACCGGCCTGGGCGAGATCTTCATGTACACCGTGGAGGCCGAGCCCGATGCCCGCAAACCCGACGGCACGCCGTACACGGCCACCGACCTGCGCACCCTGCAGGATTGGGTGATCCGGCCGCAGTTGCGCAACACGCCAGGCGTGACTGAGGTCAATACCATCGGCGGCTTCGAGCGGCAGATCCACATCACTCCGGATCCCGCGCAGCTCGTGGCCTTGGGCTTCACGCTGGATGATGTGGTTCAGGCCGTGGACCGCAATAACCAGAACATCGGCGCCGGCTACATCGAACGCAACGGCCAGCAGTTCCTCGTGCGCGTGCCCGGCCAACTCGCGGACCTCAAGGCGATTGGCAACATCGTGCTGGATCGGCGCGACGGCGTGCCCATCCGGGTGCGCGATGTCGCGACCGTGGCCGAAGGCAAGGATCTGCGCACCGGCGCGGCCACCCAGAACGGTCACGAGGTGGTGGTCGGTACCGCTTTCATGCTGTTCGGCGCCAACAGCCGCGAGGTGTCCCGCGCCGCGGCTGCGAAACTGGAGGCCGCCAACGCCAGCCTGCCGGCGGGGGTGCACGCCAAGCCGGTCTACGATCGCACCACGCTGGTCGACCGCACCATCGGCACGGTCGCCAAGAACCTGATCGAAGGCGCATTGCTGGTGATGCTGGTGCTGTTCCTGCTGCTGGGGAACGTCCGCGCATCGTTGATCACGGCGGCGGTGATTCCGCTGGCCATGCTGTTCACCATCATCGGCATGGTCCGTGGCGGCGTCTCAGGCAATCTGATGAGCCTGGGCGCGCTCGACTTCGGCCTGATCGTCGACGGTGCGGTGATCATCATCGAGAACTGCCTGCGCCGCTTCGGCGAGGCGCAGCATGCGCTCGGCCGCGAACTCAACGACGAGGAACGCTTCGACGTGACGGCCTCGGCCACGACCGAAGTGATCCGGCCCAGCTTGTTCGGCCTGGGCATCATCGCCGCGGTGTACCTGCCGATCTTCGCGCTGTCGGGCGTGGAGGGCAAAATGTTCCACCCGATGGCCATCACCGTCGTGCTGGCGCTGACGGGCGCGATGATACTGTCGCTGACCTTCGTGCCGGCGGCGATCGCGACCTTCCTGCGCGGACGCGTGGCTGAGCACGACAACCGATTGATGCGCTGGTCGCGCGCCCGCTATACGCCACTGCTGGAGTGGGCATTGCGCCAGCGCGTGGCGGTTCTGGTTGGCGCTGCGGTACTGGTGCTCGGCAGCGGCTTGCTGGCGACGCGCCTGGGCTCGGAGTTCGTGCCGAGCCTGGATGAAGGCGACATCACCCTGCAGCCGCTGCGCATTCCGGGCACAGGCCTGGAGCAGTCGGTGGCCATGCAGAAGACGCTGGAGCTGCGGATGCGGCAGTTCCCCGAGGTGGCCAACGTGTTCTCCAAGATCGGCACGGCCGAGGTGGCCACCGACCCGATGCCACCGTCGATGGCCGATACCTTCCTGATGCTCAAGCCGCGCGAGCAATGGCCTGATCCGCGCAAGCCCAAGACGGAGCTGATCGAGGAGCTGGAAGCCGCGGCCCGCGAGATTCCCGGCAGCAACTACGAGTTCACCCAGCCCATCCAGATGCGCACCAACGAGCTGATCTCTGGCGTGCGTGCGGACGTGGCGGTGAAGGTGTACGGCGATGATCTGGAGCGCCTGACGCGGGTGGCCACGCGCATCGAACGGGTCATGCGTCAGGTGCCCGGTGCCGAGGACGTAAAGGCCGAACAGGTCACCGGCCTGCCGCTGCTCACCGTCACGCCCGATCCGGCTGCGCTGGCGCGCTACGGTCTGAACCCGGGAGACGTGCAAAACACCGTCGCCACGGCTGTCGGCGGCACCGTTGCCGGACAGCTGTTCGAGGGCGATCGCCGCTTCGACCTGGTGGTGCGTCTGCCCGAATCACTGCGGCAGGACCCGGCAGTGCTGGCCGATCTGCCGATCCCGTTACCGGCCACCATTGATGCCGACGCCGACGAATCCAGCCGCGTCGCGACCTGGCGCAGCGGCGCGCCGCGCACGGTGCCCTTACGCGAGGTCGCCCGGATCGAGGTGCAGCGCGGTCCGAACCAAGTCAACCGCGAGAACGGCAAGCGTCGCGTGGTGATCACCGCCAACGTGCGCGAGCGCGACCTGGGCGGCTTCGTCGGAGAACTGCGCACGCGCATCGGGCGCGATGTGAAGCTGCCCGAGGGCTACTGGGTCGACTACGGCGGCACCTTCGAGCAGTTGATCTCGGCCAGCCAGCGGCTGGCGGTGGTAGTGCCGGTGACGTTGGCCATCATCTTCGCGCTGCTGTTCATGGCCTTTGGCTCAGCCAAGGACGCGGCGATCGTGTTCAGCGGCGTGCCGCTGGCGCTGACCGGCGGCGTGATCGCCTTGGCGCTGCGCGGCATTCCGCTGTCGATTTCCGCCGGCGTCGGCTTCATCGCCTTGTCTGGCGTGGCGGTGCTTAATGGCCTGGTGATGATCGCCTTCATCCGTCGCCTGCGCGAGCAAGGCGATCCGCTGGAGAATGCGGTCCGCGATGGCGCGCTGGGCCGGTTGCGGCCGGTGCTGATGACCGCGCTGGTGGCTTCGCTCGGTTTCCTGCCGATGGCCTTCAACGTCGGCGCCGGTTCGGAAGTGCAACGTCCACTGGCGACGGTGGTCATCGGTGGCATCCTGTCCTCGACCGCGTTAACCCTGCTGGTGCTGCCGGTGCTGTATCGCTGGGTGCACCGGGATCGCACTGAGTCGGCGCAGGTCTGA
- a CDS encoding efflux RND transporter periplasmic adaptor subunit, whose protein sequence is MIHPRWPALGLVVLLAACSASAPEPETAEAQEVGEHEEAPQHTTIPAKTAHAAGIRIAAAGPGIIADEHEVQGLLTPVEGRVAQVTARFPGPVRSVRAGVGDRVRAGQVLASVESNLSLTTYSITAPINGVVMARTAAVGMSAVEGAPLFEIADLSTLWVDLHIFGADAQHISAGVPVTVTRLSDGVSANTTLERVLPGTATASQSTVARATVVNVDGLWRPGSAVKARVTVDRQPVTLVVPITALQTAEDRDVVYVQQGDTYRTRPVTLGRRDAERVEVLEGLKAGEHVVVAQSFLVKADIEKSTVEEEE, encoded by the coding sequence ATGATCCATCCGCGTTGGCCCGCCTTGGGCCTGGTCGTGTTGTTGGCCGCCTGCAGCGCCTCGGCGCCCGAGCCCGAGACCGCCGAAGCCCAGGAAGTGGGCGAGCACGAAGAAGCGCCGCAGCACACCACGATTCCGGCCAAGACCGCGCACGCCGCCGGCATTCGCATCGCCGCCGCCGGTCCCGGCATCATCGCCGACGAGCACGAAGTACAAGGCTTGCTGACTCCCGTCGAAGGACGCGTTGCGCAGGTGACCGCACGGTTCCCGGGACCGGTGCGTTCGGTGCGCGCCGGCGTTGGCGACCGCGTGCGCGCCGGCCAGGTGCTGGCGAGCGTCGAGAGCAACCTGAGCCTGACGACGTATTCGATCACCGCGCCGATCAATGGCGTGGTCATGGCCCGCACAGCCGCGGTGGGCATGTCCGCGGTTGAAGGCGCGCCGCTGTTCGAGATCGCCGATCTGTCCACGCTGTGGGTGGACCTGCACATCTTCGGTGCCGACGCCCAGCACATCAGTGCCGGAGTACCGGTGACCGTGACGCGCCTGAGTGATGGCGTGTCCGCGAATACCACGCTGGAGCGCGTGCTGCCGGGGACGGCGACCGCAAGCCAGAGCACGGTCGCCCGGGCCACCGTGGTCAATGTCGATGGTTTGTGGCGCCCAGGCTCGGCGGTGAAAGCTCGTGTCACCGTGGATCGTCAGCCAGTGACGCTGGTGGTGCCGATCACCGCCTTGCAGACCGCCGAAGACCGGGATGTCGTTTACGTGCAGCAAGGCGACACGTATCGCACCCGGCCGGTGACGCTGGGTCGGCGCGATGCCGAGCGCGTGGAAGTACTGGAGGGCCTCAAGGCCGGTGAGCACGTGGTCGTGGCGCAAAGCTTCCTGGTCAAGGCGGACATCGAAAAGTCCACCGTCGAAGAAGAGGAGTGA
- a CDS encoding efflux RND transporter periplasmic adaptor subunit, whose amino-acid sequence MTSTRIRLILAATAVALLAVGLGTGYWWAQRRAGHGMSTTAAPMASQAERKALYWYDPMVPDQHFDQPGKSPFMDMQLVPKYADEVAGGGVRIDAGLQQNVGIRTAHVEVSHLTSTVRVPGTLTWDLRQESVVSARVEGLVSRVQVKAPYTQVTRGQPLASLLAPSWSSALAEAQALRQAQSASARELQTAAQQRLRVLGVPSGMARDGSVTLSAPSHGVVTEVLAREGQAVMPGTPLFRVNGTDTLWLEAAIPQASAMSLHPGTPVEATVTAVPGQTFPGEVEALLPQVDIASRTQRARIVLRNPDGVLAPGMFAEVTLQPQAGAAVALVPTEALIATGADSRVIVQNADGSFRPVRVRTGRSGGGRTEVLAGLQGGERVVVSGQFLIDSEASLSGALERLSAPEAVSPAKAPPAEGPNTGSAPVPSKAASTPTARSCPVQYWYDPMKPDQHFDKPGKSPFMDMQLVPKFAPGADTDCTVRDVLSADAETQP is encoded by the coding sequence GTGACGTCCACGAGGATCCGTTTGATATTGGCGGCCACCGCCGTTGCGCTGTTGGCCGTGGGGCTCGGCACCGGCTACTGGTGGGCGCAACGCCGAGCCGGTCATGGCATGTCGACGACTGCCGCGCCGATGGCGAGCCAAGCCGAGCGCAAGGCTCTGTACTGGTACGACCCGATGGTGCCGGACCAGCACTTCGACCAACCCGGCAAGTCGCCTTTCATGGACATGCAGTTGGTGCCCAAATACGCCGACGAAGTCGCTGGCGGCGGTGTGCGCATCGACGCCGGCCTGCAGCAGAACGTCGGCATTCGCACCGCGCACGTCGAAGTCAGCCACCTGACATCCACCGTGCGCGTACCGGGCACATTGACCTGGGATCTGCGCCAGGAATCGGTGGTGAGCGCCCGCGTCGAAGGCCTCGTGAGCCGCGTGCAGGTGAAAGCCCCGTACACGCAGGTCACGCGAGGCCAGCCACTCGCCTCGCTGCTGGCGCCGAGCTGGAGCAGTGCGCTGGCCGAAGCCCAGGCGCTGCGGCAGGCGCAGTCTGCTTCAGCACGCGAACTGCAAACGGCCGCGCAGCAACGCCTGCGCGTGCTCGGCGTACCGAGCGGGATGGCCCGCGATGGCAGCGTGACATTGAGCGCGCCCAGCCACGGCGTCGTCACCGAGGTGCTCGCCCGCGAAGGCCAGGCGGTGATGCCGGGCACGCCGCTGTTCCGCGTCAACGGAACCGACACGCTCTGGCTGGAAGCGGCGATTCCGCAGGCCAGCGCGATGTCCCTGCATCCCGGCACCCCGGTCGAAGCGACGGTCACCGCCGTACCAGGCCAGACCTTCCCCGGCGAAGTCGAAGCGTTGTTGCCGCAGGTCGATATCGCCAGCCGCACGCAGCGGGCGCGCATCGTGCTGCGCAATCCCGACGGCGTGCTTGCCCCCGGCATGTTCGCCGAAGTGACGCTGCAACCGCAGGCCGGCGCGGCAGTGGCGCTGGTACCGACCGAGGCACTGATCGCCACCGGTGCCGACAGCCGGGTGATCGTGCAAAACGCCGACGGCAGTTTCCGTCCTGTGCGCGTGCGTACCGGGCGCAGTGGTGGTGGGCGCACTGAGGTCCTTGCCGGGCTGCAAGGCGGCGAACGTGTGGTCGTGTCTGGTCAGTTCCTGATCGACTCGGAGGCCAGCCTGTCGGGTGCCCTGGAACGCTTGAGTGCGCCAGAAGCTGTGTCGCCGGCGAAAGCACCGCCGGCAGAGGGACCGAACACCGGCAGCGCGCCGGTGCCGTCGAAAGCTGCCTCTACTCCCACCGCGCGCTCATGCCCGGTGCAGTACTGGTACGACCCGATGAAGCCGGACCAGCACTTCGACAAGCCCGGCAAGTCGCCCTTCATGGACATGCAGCTGGTGCCGAAATTCGCGCCGGGCGCGGATACCGATTGCACTGTCCGCGATGTGCTGTCCGCCGATGCGGAGACGCAGCCATGA